The following proteins are co-located in the Manihot esculenta cultivar AM560-2 chromosome 9, M.esculenta_v8, whole genome shotgun sequence genome:
- the LOC110622234 gene encoding probable protein S-acyltransferase 7 isoform X3 translates to MGSADRMRGKMYAAPMPPAHRHLSGSDRQIIHNNGPGLRVYQAWRGNNVMFLLFITSSQDPGIIPRNLHPPDEDGSTISTDWPAIHGGGSSLPPMKDVLVNGIVVKVKYCQTCMLYRPPRCSHCSICNNCVERFDHHCPWVGQCIGKRNYRFFFMFVSSTTMLCLYVFTFCWVNVRKIMEAYDCNHWRALLKSPFSGILILYTFVCAWFVGGLTAFHLYLICTNQTTYENFRYRYDGKTNPYNLGFLRNIIEVFLTKIPKSKNNFREKIKAEPYSVYATSMSLGHSLSPEVPKTSFDVEAGKRQAVADEDFEEIQSHIDSVGGLERCGTQPRHTNRDQKANWEIIPDIHILAADVEMDHGLRDRQKISRDH, encoded by the exons ATGGGGAGTGCTGACAGAATGAGGGGGAAAATGTACGCTGCTCCAATGCCGCCGGCACATCGTCATCTTTCCGGTTCCGATCGCCAAATCATCCATAACAATGGCCCTGGCCTTCGAGTTTACCAAGCTTGGAGGGGCAACAAT GTAATGTTTCTTCTGTTCATTACATCCTCTCAAGATCCCGGTATTATTCCTCGTAATCTTCATCCTCCAGATGAAGATGGCTCAACTATTTCTACAGATTGGCCAGCAATTCACGGTGGTGGTTCTAGTTTACCACCCATGAAAGATGTTTTGGTTAATGGGATAGTAGTCAAAGTCAAATACTGTCAAACATGCATGCTCTATCGCCCACCAAGATGCTCTCATTGCTCTATATGTAACAACTGTGTCGAGCGTTTTGATCATCATTGCCCATGGGTGGGGCAGTGTATTGGGAAG AGAAATTACAGATTCTTCTTCATGTTTGTGTCCTCTACAACCATGCTCTGCCTCTATGTTTTTACATTTTGCTGGGTGAATGTCAGGAAAATAATGGAAGCATATGACTGTAATCACTGGAGGGCTCTTTTGAAGTCCCCCTTTTCAGGAATTCTAATATTATATACATTCGTATGTGCTTGGTTTGTTGGAGGCCTCACTGCATTTCATCTGTATTTGATATGCACCAATCAG acaACGTATGAGAATTTCCGGTATCGGTATGATGGGAAGACGAATCCTTATAACCTTGGTTTTTTACGCAATATTATAGAGGTATTTTTAACAAAGATTCCCAAATCAAAGAACAATTTCAGGGAAAAGATCAAGGCAGAGCCATATTCAGTATATGCCACTTCAATGTCATTGGGACATTCCTTGAGCCCTGAGGTGCCTAAAACTAGCTTTGATGTAGAAGCGGGAAAACGGCAAGCTGTTGCGGATGAGGATTTTGAAGAAATACAGAGCCATATTGACAGCGTTGGTGGATTGGAGAGGTGTGGGACCCAACCAAGACACACAAATCGGGATCAGAAAGCCAACTGGGAGATAATACCTGACATACATATTTTGGCTGCTGACGTTGAAATGGATCATGGTTTGAGAGATAGACAGAAAATTTCTCGAGATCATTGA
- the LOC110622234 gene encoding probable protein S-acyltransferase 6 isoform X1 — protein sequence MGSADRMRGKMYAAPMPPAHRHLSGSDRQIIHNNGPGLRVYQAWRGNNIFCLGGRVIFGPDVRSLFLTVFMIATPVILFCTFVSHELINEFHHHLGNLIDVICAIFTVYVMFLLFITSSQDPGIIPRNLHPPDEDGSTISTDWPAIHGGGSSLPPMKDVLVNGIVVKVKYCQTCMLYRPPRCSHCSICNNCVERFDHHCPWVGQCIGKRNYRFFFMFVSSTTMLCLYVFTFCWVNVRKIMEAYDCNHWRALLKSPFSGILILYTFVCAWFVGGLTAFHLYLICTNQTTYENFRYRYDGKTNPYNLGFLRNIIEVFLTKIPKSKNNFREKIKAEPYSVYATSMSLGHSLSPEVPKTSFDVEAGKRQAVADEDFEEIQSHIDSVGGLERCGTQPRHTNRDQKANWEIIPDIHILAADVEMDHGLRDRQKISRDH from the exons ATGGGGAGTGCTGACAGAATGAGGGGGAAAATGTACGCTGCTCCAATGCCGCCGGCACATCGTCATCTTTCCGGTTCCGATCGCCAAATCATCCATAACAATGGCCCTGGCCTTCGAGTTTACCAAGCTTGGAGGGGCAACAAT ATATTCTGCCTTGGGGGTAGAGTTATATTCGGTCCAGACGTGAGGTCGCTATTCCTTACGGTTTTCATGATTGCGACTCCAGTAATCTTGTTCTGCACTTTTGTTTCACATGAGCTCATAAATGAATTCCACCACCATCTTGGCAATCTTATTGACGTTATATGTGCCATCTTCACGGTATAT GTAATGTTTCTTCTGTTCATTACATCCTCTCAAGATCCCGGTATTATTCCTCGTAATCTTCATCCTCCAGATGAAGATGGCTCAACTATTTCTACAGATTGGCCAGCAATTCACGGTGGTGGTTCTAGTTTACCACCCATGAAAGATGTTTTGGTTAATGGGATAGTAGTCAAAGTCAAATACTGTCAAACATGCATGCTCTATCGCCCACCAAGATGCTCTCATTGCTCTATATGTAACAACTGTGTCGAGCGTTTTGATCATCATTGCCCATGGGTGGGGCAGTGTATTGGGAAG AGAAATTACAGATTCTTCTTCATGTTTGTGTCCTCTACAACCATGCTCTGCCTCTATGTTTTTACATTTTGCTGGGTGAATGTCAGGAAAATAATGGAAGCATATGACTGTAATCACTGGAGGGCTCTTTTGAAGTCCCCCTTTTCAGGAATTCTAATATTATATACATTCGTATGTGCTTGGTTTGTTGGAGGCCTCACTGCATTTCATCTGTATTTGATATGCACCAATCAG acaACGTATGAGAATTTCCGGTATCGGTATGATGGGAAGACGAATCCTTATAACCTTGGTTTTTTACGCAATATTATAGAGGTATTTTTAACAAAGATTCCCAAATCAAAGAACAATTTCAGGGAAAAGATCAAGGCAGAGCCATATTCAGTATATGCCACTTCAATGTCATTGGGACATTCCTTGAGCCCTGAGGTGCCTAAAACTAGCTTTGATGTAGAAGCGGGAAAACGGCAAGCTGTTGCGGATGAGGATTTTGAAGAAATACAGAGCCATATTGACAGCGTTGGTGGATTGGAGAGGTGTGGGACCCAACCAAGACACACAAATCGGGATCAGAAAGCCAACTGGGAGATAATACCTGACATACATATTTTGGCTGCTGACGTTGAAATGGATCATGGTTTGAGAGATAGACAGAAAATTTCTCGAGATCATTGA
- the LOC110622234 gene encoding probable protein S-acyltransferase 6 isoform X2, translating to MGSADRMRGKMYAAPMPPAHRHLSGSDRQIIHNNGPGLRVYQAWRGNNIFCLGGRVIFGPDVRSLFLTVFMIATPVILFCTFVSHELINEFHHHLGNLIDVICAIFTVMFLLFITSSQDPGIIPRNLHPPDEDGSTISTDWPAIHGGGSSLPPMKDVLVNGIVVKVKYCQTCMLYRPPRCSHCSICNNCVERFDHHCPWVGQCIGKRNYRFFFMFVSSTTMLCLYVFTFCWVNVRKIMEAYDCNHWRALLKSPFSGILILYTFVCAWFVGGLTAFHLYLICTNQTTYENFRYRYDGKTNPYNLGFLRNIIEVFLTKIPKSKNNFREKIKAEPYSVYATSMSLGHSLSPEVPKTSFDVEAGKRQAVADEDFEEIQSHIDSVGGLERCGTQPRHTNRDQKANWEIIPDIHILAADVEMDHGLRDRQKISRDH from the exons ATGGGGAGTGCTGACAGAATGAGGGGGAAAATGTACGCTGCTCCAATGCCGCCGGCACATCGTCATCTTTCCGGTTCCGATCGCCAAATCATCCATAACAATGGCCCTGGCCTTCGAGTTTACCAAGCTTGGAGGGGCAACAAT ATATTCTGCCTTGGGGGTAGAGTTATATTCGGTCCAGACGTGAGGTCGCTATTCCTTACGGTTTTCATGATTGCGACTCCAGTAATCTTGTTCTGCACTTTTGTTTCACATGAGCTCATAAATGAATTCCACCACCATCTTGGCAATCTTATTGACGTTATATGTGCCATCTTCACG GTAATGTTTCTTCTGTTCATTACATCCTCTCAAGATCCCGGTATTATTCCTCGTAATCTTCATCCTCCAGATGAAGATGGCTCAACTATTTCTACAGATTGGCCAGCAATTCACGGTGGTGGTTCTAGTTTACCACCCATGAAAGATGTTTTGGTTAATGGGATAGTAGTCAAAGTCAAATACTGTCAAACATGCATGCTCTATCGCCCACCAAGATGCTCTCATTGCTCTATATGTAACAACTGTGTCGAGCGTTTTGATCATCATTGCCCATGGGTGGGGCAGTGTATTGGGAAG AGAAATTACAGATTCTTCTTCATGTTTGTGTCCTCTACAACCATGCTCTGCCTCTATGTTTTTACATTTTGCTGGGTGAATGTCAGGAAAATAATGGAAGCATATGACTGTAATCACTGGAGGGCTCTTTTGAAGTCCCCCTTTTCAGGAATTCTAATATTATATACATTCGTATGTGCTTGGTTTGTTGGAGGCCTCACTGCATTTCATCTGTATTTGATATGCACCAATCAG acaACGTATGAGAATTTCCGGTATCGGTATGATGGGAAGACGAATCCTTATAACCTTGGTTTTTTACGCAATATTATAGAGGTATTTTTAACAAAGATTCCCAAATCAAAGAACAATTTCAGGGAAAAGATCAAGGCAGAGCCATATTCAGTATATGCCACTTCAATGTCATTGGGACATTCCTTGAGCCCTGAGGTGCCTAAAACTAGCTTTGATGTAGAAGCGGGAAAACGGCAAGCTGTTGCGGATGAGGATTTTGAAGAAATACAGAGCCATATTGACAGCGTTGGTGGATTGGAGAGGTGTGGGACCCAACCAAGACACACAAATCGGGATCAGAAAGCCAACTGGGAGATAATACCTGACATACATATTTTGGCTGCTGACGTTGAAATGGATCATGGTTTGAGAGATAGACAGAAAATTTCTCGAGATCATTGA
- the LOC110621894 gene encoding uncharacterized protein LOC110621894, which produces MQKWWKLAVVVGIVGIFRELSKQLGWDKDAALQVFAEWSDRLGVWAMPVYVGIHTVSLALCLPYSVFFEAGASLLFGFFPAVLCVFSAKVFGASLSFWIGRLVFRSSSSAMEWAQRNKIFHLLSRGVERDGWRFVLLARFSPMPSYVINYALAATKVGFLVDFLLPTVIGCLPMILQNTSIGSLAGAAVASTSGSQKSQVWSYIFPILGIVSSVLISLRIRKYSNDITTVASSPSNHASDCNDVDSSQTLSGRTGGDRPKKSR; this is translated from the exons ATGCAGAAATGGTGGAAGTTAGCAGTAGTAGTGGGGATCGTTGGGATATTCAGGGAATTGAGCAAACAATTGGGATGGGATAAAGACGCTGCTCTCCAGGTGTTTGCTGAATGGTCCGATCGGTTGGGAGTGTGGGCGATGCCTGTTTATGTTGGGATTCACACTGTTAGCCTCGCACTATGTTTGCCCTACTCTGTTTTCTTCGAGGCTGGCGCTTCTTTACTCTTCGGATTCTTTCCTGCTGTTCTCTGCGTGTTTTCCGCCAAAGTCTTCGGGGCTTCCCTCTCCTTCTGGATCGGCAG gttagttttcaGGAGTTCAAGTTCAGCCATGGAATGGGCACagagaaataaaattttccatCTCCTTTCTAGAGGAGTTGAACGCGATGGTTGGAGATTTGTCCTGCTTGCCCGCTTCTCTCCAATGCCCTCTTATGTAATCAACTATGCACTAGCTGCTACAAAAGTTGGGTTCCTGGTGGATTTCCTGCTCCCCACAGTCATTGGCTGTTTGCCAATGATCTTACAGAACACATCCATAGGCAGCCTTGCTGGTGCTGCCGTTGCTTCTACATCTGGGTCTCAGAAATCTCAGGTGTGGTCTTACATATTTCCCATACTTGGTATTGTATCCAGCGTCCTTATTTCCTTGAGAATAAGAAAGTACTCCAATGATATCACAACAGTAGCATCCTCTCCTAGCAATCATGCTAGTGACTGTAATGATGTTGATTCATCTCAAACACTTTCTGGTAGAACAGGTGGTGACAGACCAAAGAAGAGTCGTTAG